In Carya illinoinensis cultivar Pawnee chromosome 10, C.illinoinensisPawnee_v1, whole genome shotgun sequence, one DNA window encodes the following:
- the LOC122278011 gene encoding nudix hydrolase 2-like has protein sequence MSAFGNRVFGEEINEKSLITAHAVNDQFGGVTVKMPLALHPIDAAVFGSALRSSISRWRQQGKKGIWLNLPIEMVNLVEAAVKEGFWYHHAEPKYLMLIYWIPRGAHTLPANASHRVGIGAFIMNEKRELLVVQEKYGALRGKGVWKFPTGTVEEGEDICAAAEREVKEETGIDAEFVEVLTFRQTHKSFFEKSDLFFVCMLRPLSFDIQKQDSEIEAAQWIPFEEYAAQPYVQKHELMKFINKLCLAKIDSGYSGFSAVPATSSSSSDKRSYLYMNTTKSYGAAQQGVINS, from the exons ATGTCGGCGTTCGGGAATCGAGTGTTTGGtgaagaaattaatgaaaaaagcCTAATAACTGCGCATGCAGTGAATGATCAGTTTGGTGGGGTCACTGTGAAAATGCCCCTGGCCCTGCACCCCATCGACGCTGCTGTCTTTGGCTCTGCTCTTAGATCTTCCATTTCTCGTTGGAGACAGCAG GGAAAGAAAGGAATCTGGCTGAATTTACCCATCGAGATGGTCAATCTGGTGGAAGCTGCTGTTAAG GAAGGATTCTGGTACCACCATGCAGAACCGAAATACTTAATGCTTATATATTGGATTCCTCGAGGAGCTCATACTCTCCCTGCAAATGCTTCCCACCGAGTGGGTATTGGTGCATTTATCATGAATGAAAAAAGAGag TTGCTAGTTGTCCAAGAAAAGTATGGAGCTTTGCGGGGGAAAGGAGTCTGGAAATTCCCTACAGGAACTGTCGAAGAG gGGGAAGACATCTGTGCAGCAGCAGAGAGGGAAGTAAAAGAAGAGACGGGA ATCGACGCAGAATTTGTGGAAGTACTAACATTCAg ACAAACCCACAAGTCGTTCTTTGAGAAGTCGGATTTATTCTTTGTGTGCATGCTGCGACCCCTTTCCTTCGATATACAGAAACAGGATTCAGAGATAGAGGCAGCTcag TGGATCCCATTCGAGGAATATGCGGCACAGCCATATGTCCAAAAACACGAGCTCATGAAGTTCATCAACAAGCTATGTTTGGCGAAGATTGATAGCGGGTATTCTGGGTTTTCTGCAGTGCCAGCGACATCAAGTTCTTCTTCTGATAAAAGGAGCTATTTGTATATGAACACTACTAAATCATATGGGGCCGCTCAGCAGGGAGTAATTAACAGTTAG
- the LOC122278012 gene encoding nuclear transcription factor Y subunit B-3-like, with amino-acid sequence MADSEDESGGGQNNANFNGEYSSLREQDRLLPIANVSRIMKKALPANGKISKEAKETVQECVSEFISFITGEASDKCQREKRKTINGDDLLWAMTTLGFEEYVEPLKIYLQKFREMEGERSSTTTSTAVAGGRQGERDIGDGSVGNSGNSGVGMMYGGVQSTMMMMGHNYHGGHDMYGSSVSGSGSGASSGRPR; translated from the coding sequence ATGGCTGACTCCGAGGACGAGTCTGGAGGAGGGCAAAACAACGCAAACTTCAACGGCGAGTACTCTTCCCTGAGAGAGCAGGACAGGCTTTTGCCTATAGCAAACGTGAGCAGGATCATGAAGAAAGCGTTGCCGGCCAACGGGAAGATCTCCAAGGAAGCTAAAGAGACCGTACAAGAGTGTGTGTCGGAATTCATCAGCTTCATTACCGGAGAAGCCTCCGATAAGTGCCAGAGGGAGAAGAGGAAGACCATCAACGGCGACGATCTTCTGTGGGCCATGACAACGCTGGGGTTCGAAGAGTATGTTGAGCCGTTGAAGATTTATCTGCAGAAGTTCAGAGAGATGGAGGGAGAGAGGAGTAGTACTACTACTAGTACTGCTGTGGCCGGCGGAAGGCAAGGGGAGAGGGATATTGGCGATGGCAGTGTTGGGAATAGTGGGAACTCTGGGGTTGGGATGATGTATGGTGGGGTGCAATCCACCATGATGATGAtgggtcataattatcatggtGGCCATGACATGTATGGATCATCAGTCAGTGGAAGTGGTAGTGGAGCCTCCTCTGGAAGGCCAAGGTAG